Proteins found in one Halococcus agarilyticus genomic segment:
- a CDS encoding GTP-dependent dephospho-CoA kinase family protein codes for MGPVYTDPDRLRGEVGSPIVAVGDVVTRHLTDAGARPDLAVVDWVTERESLPAADRPEIEGYDARIDVTNPAAALTGDLLAALRAGVEHDGTTVIVVDGEEDLAAVPALVAAPAGASVVYGQPGEGMVHVTVDDVASERARDLLRRMDGEHDRVWSALGVEPGG; via the coding sequence ATGGGGCCCGTCTACACCGATCCGGACCGGCTGCGTGGGGAGGTCGGCTCGCCGATCGTGGCGGTCGGCGACGTCGTCACCCGCCACCTCACCGACGCGGGCGCACGCCCCGATCTCGCGGTCGTCGACTGGGTGACCGAACGCGAATCGCTCCCGGCGGCCGACCGGCCCGAGATCGAGGGCTACGACGCGAGGATCGACGTGACGAACCCCGCAGCGGCGCTCACCGGCGACCTCCTCGCCGCGCTTCGGGCGGGCGTCGAACACGACGGGACCACCGTGATCGTGGTCGACGGCGAGGAGGACCTGGCGGCGGTGCCGGCGTTGGTCGCCGCGCCAGCGGGCGCAAGCGTGGTCTACGGCCAGCCAGGCGAGGGGATGGTTCACGTCACGGTCGACGACGTGGCGAGCGAGCGGGCGCGCGATCTGCTCCGCCGGATGGACGGCGAGCACGACCGGGTGTGGAGCGCGCTCGGCGTCGAGCCTGGCGGCTGA
- a CDS encoding non-canonical purine NTP pyrophosphatase translates to MLRYVTTNEGKVAEAREYLDDVSALAYEYTEIQSDSLADIAARGAREAHAHAGEPVIVDDAGLFVDALGGFPGPYSSYVEDTVGIEGVGRLAARERDEDQDDRAAFRCVIAYCDGEEFAASPDPVERGDRVTAAAAGPDEDERAGDEDADDGSNPSGPPVKLFEGVVRGRIVEPRGDGGFGYDPIFEHDGQTMAEMSTAEKNAISHRGRALAKFGEWYHERSE, encoded by the coding sequence GTGCTCCGCTACGTCACCACCAACGAGGGGAAGGTCGCCGAGGCCCGCGAGTATCTCGACGACGTGTCGGCGCTCGCGTACGAGTACACCGAGATCCAGAGCGACAGCCTCGCCGACATCGCCGCGAGGGGCGCGCGCGAGGCCCACGCCCACGCCGGCGAGCCGGTGATCGTCGACGACGCCGGACTGTTCGTCGACGCGCTCGGGGGATTCCCCGGACCATACTCCTCGTACGTCGAGGACACGGTCGGGATCGAGGGTGTCGGACGACTCGCCGCCCGCGAGCGCGACGAGGATCAGGACGACCGGGCGGCCTTCCGGTGCGTGATCGCGTACTGCGACGGCGAGGAGTTCGCCGCCAGTCCCGATCCCGTCGAACGGGGCGACCGCGTGACTGCGGCTGCGGCGGGACCCGATGAGGACGAGAGAGCGGGCGACGAGGACGCAGACGACGGCAGCAATCCGAGCGGCCCGCCGGTCAAACTGTTCGAAGGCGTGGTCCGCGGCCGGATCGTCGAGCCACGAGGCGACGGCGGGTTCGGCTACGATCCGATCTTCGAGCACGACGGGCAGACGATGGCGGAGATGAGTACTGCGGAGAAAAACGCTATCTCACACCGCGGTCGCGCGCTCGCGAAGTTCGGTGAGTGGTATCACGAGCGAAGCGAGTGA
- the spt4 gene encoding transcription elongation factor subunit Spt4 yields the protein MADRRVCRECHRVLDSPDQQTCPACGSSSFTEDWAGYVVIAHPETSQIAEEMQVTEPGRYALKVR from the coding sequence GTGGCCGATAGACGCGTGTGCCGCGAGTGTCACCGCGTGCTCGATTCGCCGGACCAGCAGACCTGTCCGGCGTGCGGTTCGTCGAGCTTCACCGAGGACTGGGCGGGCTACGTGGTGATCGCTCACCCCGAGACCAGCCAGATCGCCGAGGAGATGCAGGTCACCGAGCCGGGTCGCTACGCGCTGAAGGTCCGATAG
- a CDS encoding DUF7472 family protein: MERETFVEAAVSTTAVVLFLVAIVAVGLMYPNLEGAGGFALVGSLVFFVAVMVATGYWLSRQ, translated from the coding sequence ATGGAACGGGAGACGTTCGTCGAGGCTGCCGTCTCTACCACTGCGGTCGTGCTGTTTCTCGTGGCGATCGTGGCCGTCGGTCTGATGTACCCGAACCTCGAGGGCGCGGGTGGGTTCGCGCTGGTCGGGAGCCTCGTGTTCTTCGTGGCGGTGATGGTGGCGACTGGCTACTGGCTCTCGAGGCAGTAG
- a CDS encoding bifunctional N(6)-L-threonylcarbamoyladenine synthase/serine/threonine protein kinase, which translates to MRVLGIEGTAWAASAAYHDTATDEVSIETDAYLPESGGIHPREAAEHMREAIPSVVETALDAADGPIDAVAFSRGPGLGPCLRIAGTAARALAGSLDVPLVGVNHMLAHAEIGRHRSGFASPVCLNASGANAHVLGYTNGRYRILGETTDTGVGNALDKFTRHVGWSHPGGPKIERAAAEGEYVDLPYVVTGMDFSFSGIMSAAKAAVDEDIPVEDVCFSLQETVFGMLTEVAERALSLTRSSELVLGGGVGQNARLQEMLETMCEARGADFFAPEARFLRDNAGMIAVLGAKMAAAGDTIAIADSRVDSGFRPDDVPVTWREDSGGRATTEERRNGTARETGSVDAYQGAEATVEIAGNHVVKRRRPKAYRYPELDERLRRDRIVQEARLTSAARREGVPTPVVHDVDTHEAALTLERVGECDLREIVESGDDDSDATAARGGQEVRMVAEHLATLHAAGFVHGDPTTRNVRVSAPSASGGGDEGDGDVGDELTYLIDFGLGYHTDSVEDYAMDLHVFERSLDGTAAAPDPLRAAFEEGYEEAGNPDVLDRLREIEGRGRYQ; encoded by the coding sequence ATGCGCGTGCTCGGCATCGAGGGCACCGCGTGGGCCGCGAGCGCGGCGTACCACGACACCGCGACCGACGAGGTCTCGATCGAGACTGACGCCTACCTTCCCGAAAGCGGCGGTATCCACCCGCGCGAGGCCGCCGAACACATGCGCGAGGCGATTCCTTCGGTAGTCGAAACGGCGCTCGATGCGGCTGACGGGCCGATCGACGCGGTCGCGTTCTCGCGGGGGCCCGGACTCGGCCCCTGCCTCCGGATCGCCGGGACGGCGGCACGCGCGCTCGCCGGGTCGCTCGACGTCCCGCTCGTCGGCGTGAACCACATGCTCGCTCACGCCGAGATCGGACGACACCGATCGGGGTTCGCCTCACCTGTGTGTCTGAACGCGAGCGGCGCGAACGCCCACGTCCTCGGCTACACCAACGGCCGGTATCGGATCCTCGGCGAGACCACCGACACGGGAGTGGGGAACGCGCTCGATAAGTTCACCCGCCACGTCGGCTGGTCCCATCCGGGCGGGCCGAAGATCGAGCGCGCGGCGGCCGAGGGCGAGTACGTCGATCTCCCCTACGTCGTCACCGGGATGGATTTTTCCTTCTCGGGGATCATGAGCGCAGCCAAGGCGGCCGTCGACGAGGACATACCTGTCGAAGACGTCTGTTTCTCGCTCCAGGAGACCGTCTTCGGGATGTTAACCGAAGTCGCCGAGCGCGCGCTCTCGCTGACTCGATCCTCGGAACTCGTCCTCGGTGGGGGAGTCGGCCAGAACGCGCGGTTGCAGGAGATGCTGGAGACGATGTGCGAGGCGCGCGGTGCGGACTTCTTCGCGCCCGAAGCACGCTTCCTTCGGGACAACGCCGGGATGATCGCGGTGCTCGGCGCGAAAATGGCCGCCGCGGGCGACACCATCGCGATTGCCGACTCGCGTGTGGATTCGGGATTCAGACCCGACGACGTACCCGTGACGTGGCGCGAGGACAGCGGCGGACGCGCGACCACCGAAGAACGCCGGAACGGCACGGCGCGCGAGACCGGAAGCGTCGACGCGTACCAGGGTGCCGAGGCGACTGTCGAGATCGCGGGTAATCACGTCGTGAAACGCCGTCGCCCGAAGGCCTACCGCTATCCGGAGCTCGACGAACGGCTGCGCCGCGACCGAATCGTCCAGGAAGCGCGTCTCACGAGCGCGGCGCGGCGCGAAGGCGTGCCGACGCCGGTCGTCCACGATGTCGACACCCACGAAGCGGCGCTGACGCTGGAACGCGTTGGCGAGTGTGACCTGCGCGAGATCGTCGAGTCGGGCGACGACGACTCCGACGCCACCGCCGCACGCGGTGGGCAGGAAGTGCGAATGGTGGCCGAACACCTCGCAACACTTCACGCCGCAGGGTTCGTCCACGGCGATCCCACGACGCGGAACGTCCGAGTGAGTGCTCCGTCGGCGTCCGGCGGCGGGGACGAAGGGGATGGCGACGTGGGCGACGAGCTGACCTACCTGATCGACTTCGGGCTCGGCTATCACACCGACAGCGTCGAGGACTACGCGATGGATCTCCACGTGTTCGAACGAAGTCTCGACGGGACGGCCGCTGCGCCCGATCCACTCCGTGCGGCCTTCGAGGAGGGCTACGAGGAGGCGGGGAACCCTGACGTGCTCGATCGCCTCCGCGAGATCGAGGGCCGGGGCAGATACCAGTAA
- a CDS encoding DNA-directed RNA polymerase, which produces MYKRVELTDTIEVPPPLLGDVSPDLVKRLLQDKLEGRLDEDVGSVVSVIDVQDIGDGRVLPGRRGHEGSVYYEATFDAVTFDPQMQEVVDGEVVEIVNFGAFVGIGPVDGLLHVSQISDEYLAFDEENQQLASRESNQTLGVGDAVRARIVTKSIDERNPRDSKIGLTAKQVGLGKHGWLREERAPAAGE; this is translated from the coding sequence ATGTACAAACGAGTCGAACTCACGGACACGATCGAGGTACCGCCACCCCTGCTCGGCGACGTCTCGCCCGACCTGGTGAAACGATTGCTCCAAGACAAGCTCGAAGGCCGGCTCGACGAGGATGTGGGAAGCGTCGTCAGCGTGATCGACGTTCAGGACATCGGCGACGGCCGCGTGCTGCCGGGCCGACGCGGCCACGAGGGCTCGGTCTACTACGAGGCGACGTTCGACGCGGTCACGTTTGACCCCCAGATGCAGGAGGTCGTCGACGGCGAGGTCGTCGAAATCGTGAACTTCGGGGCGTTCGTCGGGATCGGTCCCGTCGACGGGCTGCTCCACGTCTCCCAGATCTCCGACGAGTATCTCGCCTTCGACGAGGAGAACCAGCAGCTCGCCTCCCGCGAGTCGAACCAGACCCTCGGGGTGGGCGACGCGGTCCGGGCCCGGATCGTGACCAAGAGCATCGACGAGCGCAACCCGCGTGACTCGAAGATCGGGCTGACCGCGAAACAAGTAGGGTTGGGCAAACACGGCTGGCTCCGCGAGGAGCGCGCCCCCGCGGCGGGTGAGTGA
- a CDS encoding translation initiation factor IF-2 subunit gamma — translation MTRNDRHPEVNIGLVGHVDHGKTTLVEALSGSWTDQHSEEMKRGISIRLGYADATFRRCPGMDAPECYTVSETCPDGSESEPLRTVSFVDAPGHETLMATMLSGASLMDGAVLVVSATETVPQAQTQEHLMALDSIGIENIVIAQNKIDLVDADRARQNYEEIASFVEGTVAEGAPVVPISAGQEANLDLLIEAIEEEIPTPERDPGADPRLHVARSFDINKPGTRADELLGGVLGGSLVAGDLDVGDEIELRPGREVEHGGEAEWQPITTDVRSLQAGGESVETVTPGGLLGVGTGLDPSLAKSDGLAGQIAGPPGTLPPTREGFTMGVSLLDRVVGDGGEIEPISTGEPLMLTVGTATTVGSVTSARDDECEVQLKRPVCAADGTQIAINRRVGARWRLIGIGTLRG, via the coding sequence ATGACACGGAACGACCGACACCCGGAGGTGAACATCGGCCTGGTGGGCCACGTCGACCACGGCAAGACGACGCTGGTCGAGGCGCTGAGTGGCTCCTGGACCGACCAGCACTCCGAGGAGATGAAGCGCGGCATCTCGATCCGGCTCGGCTACGCCGACGCCACCTTCCGGCGGTGTCCGGGGATGGACGCCCCCGAGTGTTACACCGTCTCCGAGACCTGTCCCGACGGCTCCGAGAGCGAGCCCCTGAGAACTGTGTCGTTCGTCGACGCACCGGGCCACGAGACGCTGATGGCGACCATGCTCTCGGGCGCGTCGCTGATGGACGGCGCGGTGCTCGTGGTGAGCGCGACCGAGACCGTCCCGCAGGCCCAGACCCAGGAGCACCTGATGGCGCTCGACTCGATCGGGATCGAGAACATCGTGATCGCCCAGAACAAGATCGATCTCGTCGACGCCGACCGCGCGCGCCAGAACTACGAGGAGATCGCCTCCTTCGTCGAGGGGACCGTCGCGGAGGGCGCGCCGGTCGTTCCGATCAGCGCGGGCCAGGAAGCCAACCTCGATCTCCTGATCGAGGCGATCGAGGAGGAGATCCCCACGCCGGAGCGCGATCCCGGGGCCGACCCCCGGCTGCACGTCGCCCGGAGTTTCGACATCAACAAGCCCGGGACACGGGCCGACGAACTCCTCGGGGGCGTGCTCGGTGGGAGCCTCGTCGCGGGCGACCTCGACGTTGGCGACGAGATCGAACTCCGGCCGGGCCGCGAGGTCGAACACGGCGGCGAGGCCGAGTGGCAGCCGATCACCACCGACGTGCGCTCGCTCCAGGCCGGTGGCGAGTCCGTCGAGACGGTGACGCCTGGCGGGCTTCTCGGTGTCGGCACGGGCCTCGACCCGAGCCTCGCGAAGAGCGACGGGCTCGCGGGCCAGATCGCCGGCCCGCCGGGGACGCTGCCGCCGACCCGCGAGGGGTTCACGATGGGCGTCTCGCTGCTCGACCGCGTCGTGGGGGACGGCGGCGAGATCGAGCCGATCTCGACGGGCGAGCCGCTGATGCTCACCGTCGGCACCGCAACGACCGTCGGCTCGGTGACGAGCGCGCGTGACGACGAGTGCGAAGTGCAACTCAAGCGGCCGGTGTGTGCGGCCGACGGGACCCAGATCGCGATCAACCGCCGGGTCGGCGCGCGGTGGCGGCTGATCGGCATCGGCACGCTCAGGGGATGA
- a CDS encoding haloacid dehalogenase type II, producing the protein MAFDPDRISTLTFDSYSTIVDVDAVEAALAAHVDDPEPVSRLWRARSLEYTFVANGIDAYQPFYEMNRDALSHALATHGVDLTEDEREAILETYHELDVFDDVRDGIERLREGGYDCYVVSNGNPEMLESMVEGADIGDLLEDTISADEIHTFKPDAEIYRHAAGRTGTPIDEIAHVSAGWFDIQGAMHAGMQGVWVDRKGSPWDPFDGDPNLTIETFHDLADELGV; encoded by the coding sequence ATGGCCTTCGACCCCGACCGGATTTCGACGCTGACCTTCGACTCGTACAGCACCATCGTCGACGTCGATGCGGTGGAGGCTGCCCTCGCCGCCCACGTCGACGACCCCGAACCCGTCTCGCGGCTCTGGCGCGCGCGCTCGCTTGAATACACGTTCGTCGCCAACGGGATCGACGCCTACCAGCCGTTTTACGAAATGAACCGCGATGCGCTCTCCCACGCCCTCGCCACCCACGGCGTCGATCTCACAGAGGACGAACGCGAGGCGATCCTCGAAACTTACCACGAACTCGACGTATTCGACGACGTCCGCGACGGAATCGAGCGCCTCCGAGAGGGTGGCTACGACTGCTACGTGGTCTCGAACGGCAATCCCGAAATGCTCGAATCGATGGTCGAGGGAGCCGACATCGGCGATCTCCTCGAAGACACCATCAGCGCCGACGAGATTCATACATTTAAGCCGGATGCCGAAATCTACCGCCACGCCGCCGGGAGAACCGGGACGCCGATCGACGAGATCGCTCACGTCTCCGCGGGCTGGTTCGACATCCAGGGCGCGATGCACGCCGGCATGCAGGGCGTCTGGGTCGACCGGAAAGGATCGCCGTGGGACCCCTTCGATGGCGACCCGAATCTAACGATCGAGACGTTCCACGATCTCGCCGACGAACTCGGAGTCTGA
- a CDS encoding GNAT family N-acetyltransferase, producing MYVRPATREDRTALPALHAAAVEAFGPDGYDVDQVRKWAKADDRSPDDYDVDTADEHFTIAVRESEVAGFGHVVLGAGEVHAVYVHPEHAGHGVGSALLAELEGYARGQGYSALSLQSSLNAVGFYERAGYERVSEGESPGGLAVVEMRKEL from the coding sequence ATGTACGTCCGCCCCGCGACCCGTGAGGACCGCACCGCACTGCCCGCCCTCCACGCGGCCGCCGTCGAGGCGTTCGGTCCCGATGGCTACGATGTCGACCAGGTTCGGAAGTGGGCGAAAGCCGACGACCGCTCGCCGGACGATTACGACGTCGACACCGCGGACGAACACTTCACCATCGCGGTTCGCGAGAGCGAGGTCGCGGGGTTCGGCCACGTCGTCCTCGGCGCGGGCGAGGTCCACGCGGTCTACGTCCATCCCGAGCACGCGGGCCACGGCGTCGGCAGCGCGCTGCTCGCCGAGCTGGAGGGATACGCCCGCGGCCAGGGGTATTCGGCGCTCTCCCTCCAGTCATCGCTGAACGCCGTCGGGTTCTACGAGCGGGCGGGCTACGAGCGGGTGAGCGAGGGCGAGAGCCCTGGCGGGTTGGCGGTCGTCGAGATGCGCAAAGAACTGTGA
- the priL gene encoding DNA primase regulatory subunit PriL: MERRHARYPFLDAAREAVERADVDLLAIARDEERVVDRATERVERALTDGTIGDPRRSTRVELLSYPLARVLVSLVDEHVLIRKYARAEASAAHERFETAAADAELKSTRDDRVTTTELLAEFDLARHVHAVSGTDSVGDGDGAGTGEDAYRVDVGAYLGLAADMWGDEWRLVNRTLAEGRVPITHTELGDLLEKAIERRIADGLPLTVPESVGDLLEDAEAGIRETLSELELTREIDTVVPDLFPPCMRALLDSVRKGEHLEHHSRFAITAFLTSIGMTTDEIVEFYSVNPGFGEEMTRYQTDHIRGETSPTEYSPPSCATMQSYGDCVNMDDRCETISHPMAYYEGALDDADDDEIADWRETEADADA, from the coding sequence ATGGAACGCCGCCACGCCCGCTACCCGTTTCTCGACGCGGCCCGCGAGGCGGTCGAACGCGCCGACGTCGACCTGCTCGCCATCGCTCGCGACGAGGAGCGGGTGGTCGACCGCGCCACCGAACGTGTCGAGCGCGCTCTCACGGACGGGACGATCGGCGACCCCCGGCGGAGCACGCGCGTCGAACTCCTCTCGTATCCGCTCGCGCGCGTGCTCGTCTCGCTGGTCGACGAGCACGTCCTGATCCGAAAGTACGCCCGCGCCGAGGCCAGCGCCGCCCACGAACGCTTCGAGACGGCCGCCGCCGACGCGGAACTCAAGAGCACCCGCGACGACCGCGTGACCACGACCGAACTCCTCGCCGAGTTCGACCTCGCCCGCCACGTCCACGCCGTCAGCGGCACAGACTCCGTCGGTGATGGGGACGGAGCCGGGACCGGGGAGGACGCGTATCGGGTCGATGTCGGCGCGTATCTCGGTCTCGCCGCCGACATGTGGGGCGACGAATGGCGGCTGGTCAATCGCACGCTCGCCGAGGGCCGCGTCCCGATCACCCACACCGAACTCGGCGATCTCCTCGAAAAAGCGATCGAACGCCGGATCGCCGACGGCCTCCCGCTCACGGTGCCCGAATCGGTCGGCGACCTCCTCGAAGACGCCGAGGCCGGTATCCGGGAAACCCTCTCCGAGCTCGAACTCACCCGCGAGATCGACACCGTGGTGCCCGACCTCTTCCCACCCTGTATGCGCGCACTCCTGGATTCGGTCCGGAAGGGCGAACACCTCGAACACCACTCGCGCTTCGCGATCACGGCGTTCCTGACTTCGATCGGGATGACGACCGACGAGATCGTGGAGTTCTACTCGGTGAACCCGGGTTTCGGCGAGGAGATGACCCGCTACCAGACCGACCACATCCGCGGCGAGACCAGCCCCACGGAGTACTCGCCGCCGTCGTGTGCCACGATGCAGTCCTACGGCGACTGCGTCAACATGGACGACCGGTGTGAGACGATCTCACATCCGATGGCGTACTACGAGGGCGCGCTCGACGACGCCGACGACGACGAGATCGCCGACTGGCGCGAGACCGAAGCCGACGCCGACGCCTGA
- a CDS encoding 30S ribosomal protein S24e yields MEIEITAEEENPMLHRTDVRFELSHDEATPSRLSVRDSLAAMLNKDAGEVVIHELDTKFGLRKTLGYAKVYETSEDAKAVEQAYMLERNKIAGEDGDDEADAEAGEA; encoded by the coding sequence ATGGAAATCGAAATCACCGCCGAGGAGGAAAACCCCATGCTCCACCGGACGGACGTCCGCTTCGAACTCAGTCACGACGAGGCCACGCCCTCGCGCCTGTCAGTGCGGGACAGCCTCGCCGCGATGCTCAACAAGGACGCGGGCGAGGTCGTGATCCACGAGCTCGACACCAAGTTCGGGCTGCGCAAGACGCTCGGCTACGCGAAGGTGTACGAGACCTCCGAGGACGCGAAGGCGGTCGAGCAGGCGTACATGCTCGAACGCAACAAGATCGCGGGCGAGGACGGCGACGACGAGGCCGACGCGGAAGCGGGGGAGGCCTGA
- a CDS encoding 30S ribosomal protein S27ae has product MTRYEIYDEEGETDREQCPRCGDAFLAAHGDRLHCGRCDYTEWN; this is encoded by the coding sequence ATGACGCGCTACGAGATCTACGACGAAGAGGGAGAGACCGACCGCGAGCAGTGCCCCCGGTGTGGCGACGCGTTTCTCGCGGCCCACGGCGACCGCCTCCACTGCGGTCGGTGTGACTACACCGAGTGGAACTGA
- a CDS encoding DUF5808 domain-containing protein, translating into MADRPSSGEIFGVPYNFERPSLGRMLSAYWQPGEEMLVEKPFGIGYTLNLANWRSWIVLAVVAALLAQENRSGDEAGEADEEPVEVVVD; encoded by the coding sequence ATGGCCGACAGACCATCGTCGGGCGAGATCTTCGGTGTCCCGTACAACTTCGAGCGGCCGAGCCTCGGCCGGATGCTCTCGGCGTACTGGCAGCCAGGTGAGGAGATGCTGGTCGAGAAGCCGTTCGGGATCGGCTACACCCTCAACCTCGCCAACTGGCGGTCGTGGATCGTGCTCGCGGTCGTCGCCGCGCTGCTCGCCCAGGAGAACCGCTCCGGGGACGAGGCGGGCGAGGCCGACGAGGAACCGGTCGAGGTCGTGGTCGACTGA
- a CDS encoding twitching motility protein PilT, with product MDANGLMMPVESNVRVFEELDRVLGPHDRLVPQAVIDELDGLAGGRGAAGVAASVGADLARDRCRTIDHEAADADDACVELAEDGACDLVLTNDRPLRDRILEVGVPVVGLRGTDTLAITEP from the coding sequence ATGGACGCGAACGGGCTGATGATGCCGGTCGAATCCAATGTACGAGTGTTCGAGGAGCTGGATCGCGTCCTCGGCCCCCACGACCGGCTCGTGCCGCAGGCCGTCATCGACGAACTCGACGGACTCGCGGGCGGGCGCGGTGCGGCGGGAGTCGCGGCGAGCGTCGGGGCCGATCTCGCGCGCGATCGGTGCCGGACGATCGATCACGAGGCTGCGGATGCGGACGACGCGTGCGTCGAACTCGCCGAGGATGGTGCGTGCGATCTGGTGTTGACGAACGACCGCCCGCTGCGCGACCGGATACTCGAGGTCGGCGTGCCAGTCGTCGGGCTGCGGGGGACGGATACGCTTGCGATAACGGAGCCATAA
- a CDS encoding protein sorting system archaetidylserine decarboxylase, whose product MRIASHAWRYAAPALVLAPVAGLLSPIAGVAALALAGLVLVFHRDPERQVPSSGIVAPADGRVSVVRREDGRLRVGIYMGVTDVHVNRAPLAGTVREVSHSPGANRPAFSKDSDRNENVEIDCGEFAVVQIAGAFARRIHPSVEPGDEIARGDRIGHISFGSRVDIVFPKRIERADLDVRKGERVVAGETVLTESDGIISEQRAQPRVVRE is encoded by the coding sequence ATGCGGATCGCGTCCCACGCGTGGCGGTACGCCGCGCCGGCGCTCGTCCTCGCGCCAGTCGCGGGCCTGCTCTCGCCCATTGCGGGCGTGGCGGCGCTCGCGCTCGCCGGTCTCGTGCTCGTCTTCCACCGCGATCCCGAGCGGCAAGTGCCGTCATCGGGGATCGTCGCGCCCGCCGACGGCCGGGTGTCGGTCGTGCGCCGGGAGGACGGGCGGCTCCGCGTCGGGATCTACATGGGCGTCACCGACGTCCACGTGAACCGTGCGCCGCTCGCGGGCACGGTGCGCGAGGTAAGCCACTCGCCGGGCGCGAATCGACCGGCGTTCTCGAAGGACTCCGACCGCAACGAGAACGTCGAGATCGACTGCGGCGAGTTTGCGGTCGTCCAGATCGCTGGCGCGTTCGCACGACGAATCCATCCGTCGGTCGAACCGGGCGACGAGATCGCGCGCGGCGACCGGATCGGCCACATCAGCTTCGGGAGCCGGGTCGACATCGTGTTTCCCAAAAGGATCGAACGCGCGGACCTCGACGTACGGAAGGGCGAGCGCGTCGTCGCCGGCGAAACGGTGCTCACAGAGAGCGATGGCATAATTTCCGAGCAGCGGGCGCAGCCGCGCGTGGTTCGGGAGTAG
- a CDS encoding DUF7384 family protein, with translation MDEPNPARVVADADVLAADLLVGGPARTALDIVRSHSWVDLVASDPLLDDCEAVVATLADVDLAADHRDKLAALRMRVTHPEDDHPAIASAAAGDAAHVLSFDNRLQGAAAGVEIRSHVATSVKDPAAFARLFDPERLWPVVGDDKYPGPDRDPRA, from the coding sequence ATGGATGAGCCGAATCCGGCGCGAGTCGTCGCCGATGCCGACGTGCTCGCGGCGGACCTCCTCGTCGGCGGCCCCGCACGTACCGCGCTCGACATCGTTCGGAGCCACTCGTGGGTCGATCTCGTGGCGAGCGATCCGCTGCTCGACGACTGCGAGGCGGTCGTGGCGACACTTGCCGATGTCGACCTCGCGGCCGACCATCGCGACAAGCTCGCCGCCCTCCGGATGCGCGTCACCCATCCCGAGGACGATCATCCCGCGATTGCGTCGGCGGCGGCGGGCGACGCCGCCCACGTCCTCTCGTTCGACAATCGCCTCCAGGGAGCCGCGGCCGGCGTCGAGATCCGCTCACACGTCGCCACCAGCGTCAAGGACCCCGCCGCCTTCGCCCGTCTGTTCGATCCTGAGCGGCTGTGGCCGGTCGTCGGCGACGACAAGTATCCCGGCCCGGACCGTGACCCGCGGGCGTAA